In a single window of the Streptacidiphilus sp. P02-A3a genome:
- a CDS encoding SRPBCC family protein codes for MSQIEESIGVDAPLGVVYDLWTRFTEFPRFMGGVERIDRIGYDLTHWVTNVDGVHREFDARITEHIPEERIAWESVGGTRQAGVVTFHRVTDQHAKVMLQLDLDPHGLLDILGDRLGFVSHRVQLDLREFKRFAEDHYQQQRPDRDPATRRA; via the coding sequence GTGTCGCAGATTGAGGAATCGATCGGGGTCGACGCGCCCCTGGGTGTCGTCTACGACCTGTGGACCCGGTTCACGGAGTTCCCGAGGTTCATGGGCGGGGTCGAACGGATCGACCGGATCGGCTACGACCTGACCCACTGGGTCACCAACGTGGACGGCGTCCACCGGGAGTTCGACGCGCGGATCACCGAGCACATCCCGGAGGAGCGGATCGCCTGGGAGTCGGTGGGCGGCACCCGCCAGGCGGGCGTGGTCACCTTCCACCGCGTCACCGACCAACACGCCAAGGTGATGCTCCAGCTGGACCTGGACCCGCACGGCCTGCTGGACATCCTCGGCGACCGGCTCGGCTTCGTCTCGCACCGGGTCCAACTGGATCTGCGCGAGTTCAAGCGGTTCGCCGAGGACCACTACCAGCAGCAGCGTCCGGACCGGGACCCGGCCACCCGCCGGGCGTGA
- a CDS encoding response regulator, producing MAALAAPRPFDVLLVEDDPADAMLIEEALRHRGATRRIARAVDGVAALERLRDPALPRPDLIVLDLNMPRMSGGELLDVLKKDEELKIIPVVVLTTSNAPDDVSGAYRSHSNAYITKPVNLDDFIHAVRDIGTFFLDTATPPGSHGP from the coding sequence ATGGCCGCGCTCGCAGCCCCCCGCCCGTTCGACGTCCTCCTGGTCGAGGACGATCCCGCGGACGCGATGCTCATCGAGGAGGCGCTGCGGCACCGCGGGGCCACCCGCCGGATCGCCCGGGCAGTGGACGGTGTCGCCGCCCTGGAGCGGCTGCGCGACCCGGCCCTCCCGCGCCCGGACCTGATCGTCCTGGACCTGAACATGCCCCGGATGAGCGGCGGGGAACTGCTGGACGTGCTGAAGAAGGACGAGGAGCTCAAGATCATCCCGGTGGTCGTGCTCACCACCTCGAACGCCCCCGACGACGTGTCCGGTGCCTACCGGAGCCACAGCAACGCCTACATCACCAAACCGGTCAACCTCGACGACTTCATCCACGCCGTGCGGGACATCGGCACGTTCTTCCTGGACACCGCCACCCCGCCGGGCAGTCACGGTCCGTGA
- a CDS encoding STAS domain-containing protein — MADQEECARLVQLLTVESEDLAAGWVTSVVSSLRGRGSRAEIDRELRELYGALVAALRRGSLDAHSEAFGEVRALLTELSRAKARQGFTPTETALCVFELKAALEPLLTADPDPANVRSYVLLSRLLDGLGLFTVETHARAREELISAQAEQLLELSTPVVKLWDGVIGVPLVGTLDSARTMVVMEKMLQALIDTGSEQAIIDITGVPAVDTQVAQHLLKTVVAARLMGAECTISGIRPQIAQTIVALGIDFGDITTKATLADALRHALKQSGTDLGGRTR, encoded by the coding sequence GTGGCTGATCAGGAAGAGTGCGCGCGGCTGGTACAGCTGCTGACCGTCGAGTCCGAGGACCTGGCGGCCGGTTGGGTGACCTCGGTCGTCTCGTCCCTGCGCGGCCGGGGAAGCCGGGCGGAGATCGACCGCGAGCTGCGGGAGCTGTACGGCGCGCTGGTGGCCGCGCTGCGCCGGGGCAGCCTGGACGCCCACAGCGAGGCGTTCGGGGAGGTGCGGGCCCTGCTGACGGAGCTCTCCCGGGCCAAGGCCAGGCAGGGCTTCACCCCGACCGAGACCGCCCTGTGCGTCTTCGAGCTCAAGGCGGCCCTGGAACCGTTGCTCACCGCCGACCCCGACCCGGCCAACGTGCGCTCCTACGTGCTGCTGAGCCGGCTCCTGGACGGGCTCGGGCTGTTCACCGTGGAGACCCACGCCCGGGCCCGCGAGGAGCTGATCAGCGCCCAGGCCGAGCAGCTGCTGGAGCTGTCGACGCCGGTGGTGAAGCTGTGGGACGGGGTGATCGGCGTACCGCTGGTGGGCACCCTGGACTCGGCCCGCACGATGGTGGTGATGGAGAAGATGTTGCAGGCCCTCATCGACACCGGTTCCGAGCAGGCCATCATCGACATCACCGGTGTCCCCGCCGTGGACACCCAGGTCGCCCAGCACCTGCTCAAGACCGTGGTCGCCGCCCGGCTCATGGGCGCCGAGTGCACCATCTCCGGTATCCGACCCCAGATCGCCCAGACCATCGTCGCGCTGGGCATCGACTTCGGCGACATCACCACCAAGGCGACCCTGGCCGACGCCCTGCGCCACGCCCTGAAGCAGTCGGGCACCGACCTCGGTGGTCGGACCCGATGA
- a CDS encoding STAS domain-containing protein has protein sequence MSDRVPVLRIGDVLLVSIQTDLDDEAVLNLQDDLAARVVDSEAHGVVIDITAVEIVDSFVGRMLATIASISRLLDAETVVVGMRPAVAITLVELGLSLGGVRTALTLEKGLQALRHSGVRSGGGSADPTAS, from the coding sequence ATGAGCGACCGGGTACCGGTCCTGCGGATCGGCGACGTGCTGCTGGTGTCCATCCAGACCGACCTGGACGACGAGGCGGTGCTGAACCTGCAGGACGACCTGGCCGCCCGGGTGGTGGATTCCGAGGCGCACGGGGTCGTCATCGACATCACCGCCGTGGAGATCGTGGACTCCTTCGTCGGCCGGATGCTGGCGACGATCGCCTCCATCTCCCGCCTGCTGGACGCGGAGACCGTGGTGGTCGGCATGCGCCCGGCCGTGGCCATCACCCTGGTCGAGCTCGGCCTGTCACTGGGGGGTGTCCGGACCGCGCTCACGTTGGAGAAGGGCCTCCAGGCCCTGCGCCACTCCGGCGTCAGGTCCGGCGGCGGCTCAGCAGATCCGACCGCGTCGTGA
- a CDS encoding anti-sigma regulatory factor encodes MSLDSRPTHAPIESSDDVVRVRQLVRAAAQECRLSLVDQTKLITAASELARNTLVHGGGGSTDIALVDNGLRRGVRVVFEDSGPGIPDLDLALTDGWTSGTGLGLGLSGSRRLVDEFTIDSRPGQGTTVTIVKWSR; translated from the coding sequence GTGAGTCTCGACTCGCGGCCGACGCACGCGCCCATCGAGTCCAGCGACGACGTGGTGCGCGTCCGCCAACTGGTCCGCGCCGCCGCCCAGGAGTGCCGGCTGTCCCTGGTCGACCAGACCAAGCTGATCACCGCCGCCAGCGAGCTGGCCCGCAACACGCTGGTGCACGGCGGCGGCGGTTCCACCGACATCGCGCTGGTCGACAACGGCCTGCGCCGGGGTGTGCGGGTGGTCTTCGAGGACAGCGGACCGGGGATCCCGGACCTCGACCTGGCCCTGACCGACGGCTGGACCTCGGGCACCGGCCTCGGCCTGGGCCTCAGCGGTTCCCGTCGGCTGGTCGACGAGTTCACCATCGACAGCCGCCCCGGCCAGGGCACCACCGTGACCATCGTCAAGTGGTCCAGGTGA
- a CDS encoding ATP-binding SpoIIE family protein phosphatase encodes MVQVNLSLLEGAEVTWFRELSAARGAAAALARRMGLDEQRAGQVALAVSEAATNLDKHAVDGTLLLRAVRDAEQAGVEFLAVDSGPGMSDVPDAMLDGSSSTGTLGIGLGAVARLADVFDIHSIPGRGTVLAARFWPRNHAERAAGGHTRPEEPVADGVTRPISGEQQCGDAWAAKVDHGPTAAEAAPERQVRTVPGGGAVDWASLTATRPVSTAWPAPRPGEGSAVLVMLCDGLGHGPLAALAAEAAVRAFRDSRSSMPEQVVQDIHRALRGTRGAALAVARIEPQAGRLLFCGIGNIAATLLGHDSRVGLMSHPGIVGHQMRSMRTFEQPLPPGSALVMHTDGLTERWSRDTLPGLLLHSPVVMAAQLLREAGIRHDDAGVVVAKGAW; translated from the coding sequence GTGGTCCAGGTGAACCTCTCGCTGCTGGAGGGTGCGGAGGTCACCTGGTTCCGTGAGCTCTCCGCCGCGCGCGGCGCCGCCGCCGCGCTGGCCCGCCGGATGGGGCTGGACGAACAGCGTGCCGGGCAGGTCGCCCTGGCCGTCTCCGAGGCCGCGACCAACCTCGACAAGCATGCCGTGGACGGCACCCTGCTGCTCCGGGCGGTGCGCGACGCGGAGCAGGCCGGGGTGGAGTTCCTGGCCGTCGACTCGGGCCCGGGCATGTCCGACGTCCCCGACGCCATGCTGGACGGCAGCTCGTCCACCGGGACCCTGGGCATCGGCCTGGGGGCCGTGGCCAGACTCGCGGACGTCTTCGACATCCACTCGATCCCCGGCCGCGGCACCGTGCTGGCGGCCCGGTTCTGGCCCCGGAACCACGCCGAGCGGGCCGCGGGCGGGCATACCCGGCCCGAGGAGCCGGTCGCGGACGGGGTCACCCGGCCCATCAGCGGTGAACAGCAGTGCGGGGACGCCTGGGCGGCGAAAGTGGACCACGGTCCCACGGCCGCCGAGGCCGCCCCGGAGCGGCAGGTCCGGACGGTTCCGGGCGGGGGCGCCGTCGACTGGGCGTCGCTGACCGCCACCCGGCCGGTCTCCACGGCCTGGCCCGCCCCGCGACCGGGCGAGGGCTCCGCGGTGCTGGTCATGCTCTGCGACGGCCTCGGGCACGGTCCGCTCGCGGCCCTGGCCGCGGAGGCGGCCGTGCGGGCCTTCCGCGACAGCCGGTCATCGATGCCGGAGCAGGTGGTCCAGGACATCCACCGGGCTCTGCGCGGGACCCGCGGCGCCGCGCTGGCCGTCGCCCGGATCGAGCCCCAGGCCGGGCGGCTGCTGTTCTGCGGGATCGGCAACATCGCCGCCACCCTGCTCGGCCACGATTCCCGGGTCGGCCTGATGTCCCACCCGGGAATCGTGGGCCACCAGATGCGCAGCATGCGCACCTTCGAACAGCCGTTGCCGCCGGGCAGCGCGCTGGTGATGCACACCGACGGACTCACCGAACGTTGGAGCCGCGACACGCTGCCGGGACTGCTGCTGCACTCCCCCGTGGTCATGGCCGCCCAACTGCTGCGCGAGGCCGGTATCCGGCACGACGACGCGGGTGTGGTCGTGGCCAAGGGCGCCTGGTGA
- a CDS encoding ATP-binding protein, producing the protein MTDHQLSPGEPLLRLEVSFERDVFTLRRQAKAAARAAGMETRDQVRLATALSELGRDLLRAARPMTAEFLLVGNGHPALAVVLDWPDDRAPSQESLDAVSRLLPQVDYAPDRGRLSIGCVLPRDADAEQRSTRAARIRQALREGDGASLTEDLRAQTRDLLAALDESRRQGEELQRLNAELEETNQGVLALYSELTEELENTNRGVLALYAELDEKSRQLREASESKTRFWSNVSHELRTPINSVIGMTGLMLDPGSEPLTEEQRRQLSLVSAAGNILLTLVDELLDVAKAEAGRMEPQPVPVDLRALLVQLRGIMTATAVQPEVSLHFPDLDRADPPDLPVLVTDEVMLTRILRNLLSNSLKFTRHGEVRLDVRREAPDWLSFTVTDTGVGIPEDQLERVFEEFYQVKGAHQRDRPGTGLGLPYARRLAVLIGGTLTLDSRPGEGTRVVLRLPLSTPADTPARPGLRRLGSVLIADDDPVFLETFRPVLRRLADRVVEVHDGRLVVASVRREQPDVVLLDLHMPEADVRTVLEGLAADPALRQIPVIMVTSADASAVDTAGLGHALAVLGKDGLTAERLADLIAHETRERTLRHDRP; encoded by the coding sequence ATGACAGATCATCAACTTTCGCCCGGCGAGCCGCTGCTGCGGCTGGAGGTGTCCTTCGAGCGGGATGTCTTCACGCTGCGCAGACAGGCGAAGGCCGCGGCTCGGGCCGCCGGGATGGAGACCCGCGACCAGGTACGGCTGGCCACCGCGCTGAGCGAACTCGGCCGCGACCTGCTCCGCGCGGCTCGGCCGATGACCGCCGAGTTCCTCCTGGTCGGCAACGGACACCCGGCGCTGGCGGTGGTGCTGGACTGGCCCGACGACCGGGCCCCGAGCCAGGAGTCGCTGGACGCGGTGTCGCGGCTGCTGCCGCAGGTCGACTACGCCCCGGACCGCGGTCGGCTCAGCATCGGCTGCGTGCTCCCCCGGGACGCCGACGCCGAGCAGCGGTCGACGCGCGCCGCGCGGATCCGGCAGGCGCTGCGCGAGGGCGACGGCGCCAGCCTGACCGAGGATCTCCGGGCCCAGACCCGCGACCTGCTCGCCGCCCTCGACGAATCCCGCAGGCAGGGCGAGGAGTTGCAGCGGCTGAACGCGGAGCTGGAGGAGACCAACCAGGGGGTGCTGGCGCTCTACAGCGAACTCACCGAGGAGTTGGAGAACACCAACCGGGGAGTCCTGGCGCTGTACGCGGAACTGGACGAGAAGAGCCGCCAGTTGCGCGAGGCGAGCGAGTCCAAGACCCGCTTCTGGTCGAACGTCAGCCATGAGCTGCGCACGCCCATCAACTCCGTGATCGGCATGACCGGGCTGATGCTCGACCCGGGCTCGGAGCCCCTGACCGAGGAGCAGCGGCGGCAGTTGTCGCTGGTCAGCGCCGCCGGGAACATCCTGCTCACGCTCGTGGACGAACTCCTGGACGTGGCCAAGGCGGAGGCCGGGCGGATGGAGCCGCAGCCGGTCCCGGTCGACCTGCGGGCGCTGCTGGTGCAGCTGCGCGGGATCATGACGGCGACCGCCGTGCAGCCCGAGGTGTCGCTGCACTTCCCGGACCTGGACCGGGCGGATCCGCCGGACCTGCCGGTGCTGGTGACGGACGAGGTGATGCTCACCCGGATCCTGCGCAACCTGCTGTCCAACAGCCTGAAGTTCACCCGGCACGGGGAGGTCCGGCTGGACGTCCGGCGGGAGGCCCCGGACTGGCTGTCGTTCACCGTCACGGATACCGGGGTGGGTATCCCGGAGGACCAGCTGGAGCGGGTCTTCGAGGAGTTCTACCAGGTCAAGGGCGCGCACCAGCGCGATCGTCCGGGCACCGGCCTCGGTCTGCCGTACGCCCGCCGCCTCGCCGTCCTCATCGGCGGCACCCTGACGCTGGACAGTCGACCGGGCGAGGGCACCCGGGTGGTGCTGCGGCTGCCGCTGAGCACTCCGGCCGACACCCCGGCGCGCCCGGGCCTGCGGCGGCTCGGGTCGGTCCTGATCGCCGACGACGACCCGGTCTTCCTGGAGACGTTCCGTCCGGTGCTCAGGCGCCTCGCGGACCGCGTGGTGGAGGTGCACGACGGCCGCCTGGTGGTGGCGTCGGTCCGGCGCGAACAGCCCGACGTGGTGCTGCTGGACCTGCACATGCCCGAGGCGGACGTCCGTACGGTCCTCGAAGGGCTGGCCGCCGATCCGGCGCTCCGGCAGATCCCCGTGATCATGGTCACCTCCGCCGACGCGTCCGCGGTGGACACCGCCGGGCTCGGCCACGCACTCGCGGTCCTCGGCAAGGACGGCCTGACCGCTGAACGACTCGCAGATCTCATCGCCCACGAGACCAGGGAGAGGACCCTCCGCCATGACCGCCCCTGA
- a CDS encoding fused response regulator/phosphatase — translation MTAPEAPEAPEQPAVLLVVEDSAANRYVLCSWLRRAGHTVVEAADGAEALALLDTADVADLPELAVVDVRLPDISGYEICEHIKATPRTAGMPVIHVSATAIATADRTQGLFRGADAYLTEPIAPSELLATVTASLRYGRARARAERLAQRLTALNQATLEVYGAADSKGLAAAATRGATALFGPGAVVLSQAPQTDTVRLTYDAGDAGPVSRPASPDLLRELTEGGLGDRIGVEISHVPASVWQGLSALGATGSPPADDAVLVAARTKRDRPAVCIAVRAGAVRGDEDRKLLTQFAQACALALEALRSYSEEHVLALTLQRSFLPGRLPRVAGVESAVRYVPATTQNQVGGDFYDAHATPDGLLLAVGDVVGHSLEAAVVMGELRHALCAYAVEGHSPRAVMELLDTLLVRQWPGWTATVCLVLIAADNGSVTIANGGHLPPLLLAPDGTAAFVDDHGPLIGIGRPQPPSTVLEVADGSRVLLVTDGLIETRDSDIADRLEAMRAAALAAPTSPEELCDSLLETFGAEQDDDIVLFATLINRP, via the coding sequence ATGACCGCCCCTGAAGCACCCGAAGCCCCCGAGCAGCCGGCCGTACTGCTGGTCGTCGAGGACAGCGCGGCCAACCGCTACGTCCTGTGCAGCTGGCTCAGGCGGGCCGGCCACACCGTGGTCGAGGCGGCCGACGGCGCCGAGGCGCTGGCCCTGCTCGACACGGCCGACGTGGCGGACCTGCCGGAACTGGCCGTGGTGGACGTGAGGCTTCCCGACATCAGCGGCTACGAGATCTGCGAGCACATCAAGGCGACCCCGCGCACGGCCGGTATGCCGGTCATCCACGTCTCGGCCACGGCCATCGCCACCGCGGACCGCACCCAGGGCCTGTTCCGGGGCGCGGACGCCTACCTCACCGAACCGATCGCGCCCAGCGAACTGCTGGCCACGGTCACCGCGTCGCTGCGCTACGGCCGCGCCCGGGCCCGCGCCGAGCGGCTCGCGCAGCGCCTGACCGCGCTGAACCAGGCCACGCTGGAGGTGTACGGCGCAGCGGACAGCAAGGGCCTGGCGGCAGCCGCCACCCGGGGCGCGACCGCCCTGTTCGGCCCGGGCGCCGTGGTGCTCTCCCAGGCGCCGCAGACCGACACCGTCCGGTTGACCTACGACGCGGGCGACGCGGGTCCGGTGTCCCGCCCGGCATCGCCGGACCTGCTGCGGGAGCTGACCGAGGGCGGCCTGGGCGACCGGATCGGCGTGGAGATCAGCCACGTCCCGGCGTCGGTGTGGCAGGGTCTGTCGGCGCTCGGCGCGACCGGCAGCCCCCCGGCCGACGACGCCGTCCTGGTGGCGGCCCGCACCAAGCGCGACCGTCCGGCGGTGTGCATCGCGGTGCGCGCCGGGGCGGTGCGCGGCGACGAGGACCGCAAGCTGCTCACCCAGTTCGCCCAGGCCTGCGCCCTGGCGCTGGAGGCGCTGCGCAGCTACAGCGAGGAGCACGTGCTGGCGCTGACGCTTCAGCGCTCCTTCCTGCCCGGGCGGCTGCCGCGGGTCGCCGGGGTCGAGTCGGCCGTCCGCTACGTGCCCGCGACCACCCAGAACCAGGTCGGCGGGGACTTCTACGACGCCCACGCCACACCCGACGGCCTGCTGCTGGCCGTCGGCGACGTCGTCGGGCACTCGCTGGAGGCCGCCGTGGTCATGGGCGAGCTGCGGCACGCGCTGTGCGCGTACGCGGTCGAGGGGCACTCGCCCCGGGCCGTCATGGAGTTGCTGGACACGCTGCTCGTCCGCCAGTGGCCGGGGTGGACGGCCACGGTGTGCCTGGTGCTGATCGCCGCCGACAACGGCAGCGTGACCATCGCCAACGGCGGCCACCTGCCGCCGCTGCTGCTCGCCCCGGACGGGACCGCGGCCTTCGTCGACGACCACGGCCCGCTCATCGGCATCGGCCGTCCGCAGCCGCCGTCCACCGTGCTGGAGGTGGCCGACGGCAGCCGGGTCCTGCTGGTGACCGACGGTCTCATCGAGACCCGGGACAGCGACATCGCCGATCGGCTGGAGGCGATGCGCGCCGCCGCCCTGGCCGCTCCGACGTCGCCGGAGGAACTGTGCGACTCGCTGCTGGAGACCTTCGGCGCGGAACAGGACGACGACATCGTGCTGTTCGCCACGCTGATCAACCGGCCGTGA
- a CDS encoding MEDS domain-containing protein, with protein MRSARTLPTLDPVEVGDHVCWLVDPGDDFTGTARAFLSDGALYGDKVLVVGARGPRRQRREAAPELLVDPHAEDTWPDSWDAEAMLGVVRREADTANREGFRALRVLARMDQVWPDGASPAEVARHELGLDALVAEGRALVVCAYHRQSFRRASVEQSVGVHPHTVGMRPVMPDFRMFSAESDCWSVSGVVDSDGAATFRTAVSGLLSRSATVRLRCEGLELMDAAGMQALAEAAAAFPDRKVIVEGANETVRRCWALLGYDAPQIPVELAP; from the coding sequence GTGAGGAGCGCACGTACGCTGCCGACCCTGGATCCGGTCGAGGTGGGTGACCACGTCTGCTGGCTGGTCGACCCGGGCGACGACTTCACCGGCACCGCCCGCGCGTTCCTCTCCGACGGCGCCCTCTACGGGGACAAGGTACTGGTCGTGGGCGCGCGGGGGCCCCGTCGGCAGCGGCGCGAGGCCGCGCCGGAGCTGCTGGTGGACCCGCACGCCGAGGACACCTGGCCCGACTCCTGGGACGCGGAGGCGATGCTCGGCGTCGTCCGCCGGGAGGCCGACACCGCCAACCGGGAGGGCTTCCGGGCGCTGCGGGTGCTGGCCCGGATGGACCAGGTCTGGCCCGACGGCGCCAGCCCCGCCGAGGTCGCCCGGCACGAGCTGGGACTGGACGCCCTGGTCGCCGAGGGCAGGGCGCTGGTGGTCTGCGCGTACCACCGGCAGAGCTTTCGCCGCGCGTCTGTCGAGCAGTCGGTCGGCGTACATCCGCATACTGTGGGCATGAGGCCGGTGATGCCGGATTTTCGGATGTTCAGCGCGGAATCGGACTGCTGGAGCGTGAGCGGCGTGGTGGACAGCGACGGGGCCGCGACCTTCCGGACAGCGGTCAGCGGACTGCTGTCCCGGTCGGCCACGGTACGGCTGCGCTGCGAGGGCCTGGAGCTGATGGACGCCGCCGGTATGCAGGCCCTGGCCGAGGCCGCCGCGGCCTTCCCCGACCGCAAGGTGATCGTGGAGGGCGCGAACGAGACGGTACGCCGCTGCTGGGCGCTGCTCGGCTATGACGCCCCGCAGATCCCGGTGGAGCTGGCACCATGA
- a CDS encoding sensor histidine kinase: protein MTERTSPADAGPAAEAEPGFRHELYPYAGEAEFLSGALSFIDDARAGQELVLVAVADSKEQMLRAELEGSGAADNVSFLDTAALGRNPGRLLPAWQDWISKRATEGHQVRGISESPWADRTVAEAGELHYHEWLINLAFAESPAWWLLCPYDTSALEPSVLEAAERCHPLVLHEGSHGPSSSFVDEPYVFAELGSPCDPYQELSFRTGELTAVRSRVTTCATEHGLEGARLRELLIAVTEVASNSIKYGGGRGTVRVWAEDASLVCEFHDSGHVQDPLVGRIRPTIDQTGGRGLWLVQQLCDLVQIRSTAETGTTVRLHVALG, encoded by the coding sequence ATGACCGAGCGCACCAGCCCCGCGGACGCCGGACCCGCCGCCGAGGCCGAGCCCGGTTTCCGGCACGAGCTGTACCCGTACGCGGGCGAGGCGGAGTTCCTGTCGGGCGCGCTCTCCTTCATCGACGACGCCCGCGCCGGACAGGAGCTGGTCCTGGTCGCGGTCGCGGACTCGAAGGAGCAGATGCTGCGCGCGGAGCTGGAGGGCAGCGGGGCGGCGGACAACGTGTCCTTCCTGGACACCGCGGCTCTCGGCCGCAATCCCGGCCGACTGCTCCCGGCCTGGCAGGACTGGATCAGCAAGCGCGCCACCGAGGGCCACCAGGTGCGCGGGATCAGCGAGTCGCCCTGGGCCGACCGCACTGTCGCCGAGGCGGGCGAGCTGCACTACCACGAGTGGCTGATCAACCTCGCCTTCGCCGAGTCGCCCGCCTGGTGGCTGCTGTGCCCGTACGACACCTCCGCGCTGGAGCCCTCGGTGCTGGAGGCCGCCGAGCGCTGCCACCCGCTGGTCCTGCACGAGGGCAGCCACGGCCCCAGCAGTTCCTTCGTCGACGAGCCGTACGTGTTCGCCGAGCTCGGCTCGCCGTGCGACCCCTATCAGGAGCTGTCCTTCCGCACCGGGGAGCTGACGGCGGTGCGGTCCAGGGTGACCACCTGCGCCACCGAACACGGCTTGGAGGGCGCCCGGTTGCGGGAGCTGCTGATCGCCGTCACCGAGGTCGCCTCGAACAGCATCAAGTACGGCGGTGGCCGGGGAACGGTGCGGGTCTGGGCCGAGGACGCGAGCCTGGTCTGCGAGTTCCACGACTCCGGTCACGTCCAGGACCCCTTGGTCGGCCGGATCCGCCCGACCATCGACCAGACCGGCGGCCGGGGCCTGTGGCTGGTCCAGCAGCTGTGCGACCTGGTCCAGATCCGTTCCACCGCCGAGACGGGGACCACCGTCCGGCTCCACGTCGCCCTCGGCTGA